The Conexivisphaera calida genome includes a region encoding these proteins:
- a CDS encoding hydantoinase/oxoprolinase family protein, with the protein MPRYYVGVDIGGTFTDIVVFDSISEDVRVLKVPSTPANPEEAVVGALRDLNIDLSDVALLNHATTVATNALLTRSGLPRTALVTNKGFRDVLEIGRQRRPEIYNIWFTKPIPLVPRKYRLGIGGRVLADGSVKEEIPEEDLQRIRKFLLRNRVESVAISLLNSYANPAHEMKVKEGLSGCCRYIFTSYEVNPEYREYERTSTTVVNAVLAPIVSSYLDRFVEKIRGLGIEAPVYVMTSNGGLNTVQHASMLPISIIESGPAAGVLASAFLAHSMGLGNAMTFDMGGTTAKAGSIVEGKPDVAYEFEAAGKTHSGRSIKGSGYAVRFPFIDLAEVSAGGGTVAWVDEAGSLRVGPRSAGADPGPAAYGRGGTEPTVTDANVVLGRLNQRYLLGGRMAIYADLAERALESVGRAIGLDAVETAKGIIRLIDNAMAKAISIVSVERGRDPRSFPMIAFGGAGPLHACDLAEEMGMRNIVVPEHPGLFSAYGLLTVDVTRLYTAPVFERDLSRVVEELGRNAREDLGRDGFRDVHVDYLVDMRYRGQSYEITVEYGDGSSLREKFESEHRRMYGYTSEDPVEIVGAKAVARAEVPKIALRMRRPHGGSPSPSSSRTAYISGRFIDTPVYVREELSPGMRGSGPAIIEEYDSTTVVNDGWSWEIDGLFNIVMRR; encoded by the coding sequence ATGCCGAGATATTATGTGGGGGTCGACATAGGCGGCACGTTCACAGATATCGTAGTATTTGATTCCATCAGCGAGGACGTGAGGGTGCTGAAGGTTCCGAGCACTCCTGCGAACCCTGAGGAGGCCGTCGTAGGCGCCCTGAGGGATCTTAACATCGACCTCTCGGACGTGGCGCTGCTCAACCATGCCACCACGGTGGCCACAAACGCGCTCCTCACGCGCTCGGGGCTACCTAGGACTGCATTGGTGACCAATAAGGGCTTCAGGGATGTCTTGGAGATAGGTAGGCAGAGGAGGCCTGAGATTTATAATATATGGTTCACTAAGCCGATTCCGCTCGTCCCTAGGAAGTATCGCCTCGGTATAGGGGGCCGCGTGCTGGCGGACGGAAGTGTGAAGGAGGAGATACCGGAGGAGGACTTGCAGAGGATCAGGAAGTTCCTGCTGAGGAACCGCGTAGAGTCGGTAGCTATCTCGCTTCTTAACTCGTACGCTAATCCGGCGCACGAGATGAAGGTCAAGGAAGGGTTGAGTGGTTGCTGTAGATATATATTCACCTCCTATGAGGTGAACCCCGAGTATAGGGAGTATGAGAGGACTAGCACGACGGTTGTCAACGCTGTGCTGGCACCGATAGTCTCGTCCTACCTAGACAGGTTCGTAGAGAAGATCAGAGGGTTGGGGATCGAGGCTCCCGTCTACGTTATGACGTCCAATGGAGGTCTTAACACAGTCCAGCATGCGTCAATGCTACCAATCTCAATAATAGAATCTGGCCCCGCCGCGGGCGTTCTAGCCTCCGCGTTCCTCGCCCACAGCATGGGGCTCGGCAACGCGATGACCTTTGACATGGGCGGGACAACTGCCAAGGCCGGATCAATAGTGGAGGGCAAGCCGGATGTGGCATACGAGTTTGAGGCCGCCGGAAAGACCCATAGTGGAAGGTCGATAAAGGGCAGCGGATACGCCGTCAGGTTTCCGTTCATAGACCTGGCTGAGGTGAGCGCTGGGGGAGGCACGGTGGCTTGGGTGGACGAGGCGGGATCCCTGAGAGTAGGTCCGAGGAGCGCTGGGGCAGATCCCGGACCGGCTGCATACGGAAGAGGCGGCACAGAGCCGACCGTTACCGACGCGAACGTTGTCTTGGGACGCCTGAACCAGAGATATCTCCTGGGAGGCAGAATGGCCATATATGCTGACCTAGCGGAGAGGGCGCTTGAAAGTGTGGGGCGTGCTATAGGCCTGGACGCTGTCGAGACTGCGAAGGGCATTATTCGGCTTATAGACAACGCCATGGCCAAGGCCATCTCAATTGTGAGCGTGGAGAGGGGGAGGGATCCGAGATCCTTCCCTATGATAGCGTTCGGTGGAGCAGGCCCTCTTCATGCGTGTGACCTGGCGGAGGAGATGGGGATGCGCAACATAGTGGTGCCCGAGCATCCGGGGCTCTTCTCGGCATATGGTCTATTGACAGTGGACGTGACCAGGCTGTATACTGCGCCAGTATTCGAGAGAGACCTCAGCCGCGTCGTGGAGGAGCTGGGAAGGAATGCCCGCGAGGACCTGGGACGCGACGGGTTCCGCGACGTCCACGTGGACTACCTAGTGGATATGAGGTATCGCGGGCAGTCATATGAGATAACCGTGGAATATGGCGATGGGTCAAGCTTGAGGGAGAAGTTTGAGTCGGAGCACAGGCGTATGTATGGTTATACGTCCGAGGATCCGGTGGAGATCGTGGGTGCCAAGGCCGTGGCGCGCGCGGAGGTACCGAAAATTGCCCTGAGAATGCGCAGGCCGCATGGCGGCTCCCCCTCACCGTCATCCAGCAGGACCGCATACATATCGGGCAGGTTCATCGACACGCCAGTCTACGTGAGGGAGGAGCTCTCCCCTGGGATGCGGGGATCCGGCCCAGCCATCATAGAGGAATACGATTCCACCACGGTCGTGAATGACGGATGGAGCTGGGAAATCGATGGACTCTTCAACATAGTGATGCGGAGGTGA
- a CDS encoding queuine tRNA-ribosyltransferase, producing MVAGWYWRSLRSKVLYEYGVDVEELLDPSQIEFDGSSRTPSRFMSVRIRNGPHLAALREDGSLAISIEFARILLRSSQFQESCVVVDGDSVEFVRRGMSVMSGHIVRIGSNVVPGLDACVLSPDGELIAVGTCVLPPRLSGARSGPLIKVRAHERTSSDAVPQRRVGAGSK from the coding sequence ATGGTCGCTGGGTGGTACTGGCGGAGCCTGAGGAGTAAGGTCCTCTATGAATACGGGGTGGACGTAGAGGAACTGCTCGATCCTTCACAGATCGAATTCGACGGTTCATCGAGGACGCCCTCCAGGTTCATGAGCGTCAGGATCAGGAATGGTCCCCACCTGGCGGCCCTCAGGGAGGATGGAAGCCTGGCGATAAGCATCGAGTTCGCGCGCATACTGCTGAGATCCTCCCAGTTCCAAGAGAGCTGCGTAGTGGTCGACGGCGATTCCGTGGAGTTTGTCCGCAGAGGTATGTCCGTTATGTCCGGGCACATAGTGAGGATCGGTTCCAACGTGGTACCGGGCTTGGACGCATGCGTCCTCTCACCCGACGGCGAGCTCATCGCCGTCGGCACATGCGTGCTTCCTCCTCGCCTGAGCGGCGCGAGATCGGGCCCGCTCATCAAGGTCAGGGCGCACGAGAGGACCTCGTCCGACGCTGTCCCTCAGCGGCGCGTGGGCGCTGGCTCCAAGTAG
- the mobA gene encoding molybdenum cofactor guanylyltransferase, with translation MPTVGLLCGGLSTRMGRKKELQRFRGRPLIELIAECLSKMGYNVYLLASSRDAQAISSATGGKFPVLVDSYEARTPLNGLRTLLGAVDGCAFLLGGDSPIINNQLIDDALALCDRGFAAVLPLWRGGRVDTVHAAYSSSLLELLDARLLQEGADLSMANFLRDVNPVAFMEAERYGLALGDADTALELTLLEHLYNGRGCMIARGRI, from the coding sequence GTGCCAACGGTCGGCCTGCTCTGTGGTGGGCTCTCCACCAGAATGGGTCGCAAGAAGGAGCTACAGCGGTTCCGCGGCAGGCCGTTGATAGAACTGATCGCAGAATGCCTGTCCAAGATGGGTTATAACGTCTATCTTCTCGCTTCATCAAGGGACGCGCAGGCAATCTCGAGTGCCACTGGTGGCAAATTTCCAGTCCTAGTCGATTCATATGAGGCGCGGACGCCCCTCAACGGGTTGAGGACGCTCCTGGGCGCTGTTGATGGTTGCGCATTCCTGCTGGGCGGCGATTCCCCCATAATTAACAACCAATTGATAGACGACGCACTCGCGCTCTGCGATAGGGGATTCGCGGCCGTGCTTCCACTGTGGAGAGGCGGAAGGGTAGACACCGTCCACGCGGCATACTCATCCTCGCTTCTGGAATTACTCGATGCCAGACTTTTGCAGGAGGGAGCCGATCTATCGATGGCGAACTTCTTGAGGGATGTAAACCCTGTCGCCTTCATGGAGGCGGAGCGCTACGGCTTGGCGCTCGGGGACGCAGATACGGCGCTGGAGCTGACGCTACTGGAGCATCTGTACAACGGCAGAGGATGTATGATTGCGCGGGGGCGTATTTAG
- a CDS encoding tRNA (cytidine(56)-2'-O)-methyltransferase produces MQPAQCAEGIYVLRIGHRAWRDKRVTTHVALSSMALGASGIFLSGEEDSSLIQSVTRARDRWAPHFSVDYSRSWRDVVGRARSMGCTIVHLTMYGVELRFLLDGLRTLVGSRGILVIVGAEKVPREVYELADLNVAVTHLPHSEVAALAVFLHDLLGYGESAARGSSILPQLRGKLSLPGALRPPGSSGRSS; encoded by the coding sequence GTGCAACCCGCGCAGTGCGCAGAGGGAATCTACGTCCTCAGGATTGGCCACCGTGCATGGCGCGATAAGAGGGTAACAACCCATGTGGCGCTCTCGTCGATGGCCCTAGGGGCTTCCGGCATATTCCTCAGCGGGGAGGAGGACTCGAGTCTTATCCAGAGCGTGACCAGGGCGAGGGATCGCTGGGCCCCTCATTTCAGCGTGGATTACTCCAGGAGCTGGAGGGATGTAGTTGGCCGGGCGCGCTCCATGGGATGCACGATCGTACATCTCACAATGTACGGAGTTGAGCTGCGGTTTCTGCTGGACGGCCTCAGGACGCTCGTGGGCTCCCGTGGAATCCTGGTGATAGTTGGAGCCGAGAAGGTTCCGCGCGAGGTATACGAGCTCGCGGACCTCAACGTGGCGGTGACGCATCTGCCGCACTCCGAGGTGGCGGCACTTGCCGTATTCCTGCACGACCTGCTCGGCTACGGGGAGTCGGCCGCACGCGGCAGCTCTATACTGCCCCAGCTTCGGGGGAAGCTGTCGCTTCCTGGCGCTCTTCGGCCTCCAGGATCCTCAGGACGTTCCTCCTGA
- the rgy gene encoding reverse gyrase, whose protein sequence is MELGAEELGAEVDEVGRRALYLELCPNCGSHISDVRLEAGLPCAQCYPSPSTAVLKEENLAKRIKKVASELSSAHSLRKYGRTFRTISRIESFNRFFKKAAGYDLWAVQRTWASRALLGQSFAIVSPTGTGKTVFGLVLALYHVARIRKTLKRGEKAYLIFPSSFLVQQSQEKLESFAAKLGIDVRIMAYSGGDRGEFLGRLESGDFDILLTTNQYLSRNFESIAKNQFGLVFVDDVDAILRASRNIDRVLMLIGFTQNDVGAAYELVKLKREYARALSSKDEDATKELLIKIGELSKRVQRSRRNAKGILLLSSATARPKGTRIRLFRELLGFEIGRQSEMLRNIADVYTKPDESMEDAIVEYVRKLGPGGLIFVPTDRGLSYAAQLSERLVAAGIRAASTASREKSLLDRFSRGEYDVLVGVASYYGKLVRGLDLPSRIRYTIFAGVPRFRYRIDETTYNPVQLLQMLTEVRRVIQRGRGAAELDRVTNALSRYLRMMPWPAIKRTIDEINAGTAPDRGFPRYLRRAAELAAKYYSNDEVLQRISEGGRIVVRTEGEVKYLLIPDVLSYLQASGRASRLFAGGISRGLALTLVDDDQLMRALERQGRTRYDLEWKNLSEVDLGSIMSEVDRDRDLIRSLLEGRIPPTMKSPMKSTLLLVESPTKARTIASFFGRPAVRLVGGRFRVYEVTTGRFLLSVAATRGHLFDLITDGTPPTPDDSTNFHGVLSVSGSRFVPVYGPIKRCQKCGATFIGGDRCPKCGSRRILSSRSVVDAITSIAPEYDLVLLGTDPDAEGEKISWDLYNLLHGLVPEVRRVEFHEVTRWALEQALESPREVNERLVEAQLVRRVEDRWIGFELSERLRAELAGRIRDRFGLSAGRVQTPVLGWIVRRADEYMHSWRKMLVIVIKENMSIVVREDEANLEEVKRAVDSEGVKVVEVRSEDREINPQPPFTTDSLLAEATRYLRASADYVMRLAQDLFEAGLITYHRTDSTYVSDKGLSIAKEYISDNLDSSLYHPRKWGSPGTHECIRPTRPLDLTGLSEALKFSSIAARLTDAHMGLYSLIFNRFIASQMAPAKAEWRAVTLELGPTRKVLEGIAGYRERGFTMVHQPRLPEAPPFNPGETIKISFSVVKYGPTVYLYRQSDIISMMRERGIGRPSTYAKILQTLLERRYAYVGPGGGLTPSKKGVMVYEHLASKFPNIISEERTRQLEEKMDHVERGEADYQSLLRELYAEISSLPR, encoded by the coding sequence GTGGAGCTGGGCGCGGAGGAGCTGGGCGCGGAGGTCGATGAGGTCGGCCGCAGAGCCCTCTACCTAGAGCTGTGCCCCAATTGTGGGTCCCACATATCCGATGTGAGGCTGGAGGCTGGCCTACCATGCGCTCAATGCTATCCAAGCCCCTCCACGGCGGTGCTAAAGGAGGAGAATCTGGCGAAGAGGATAAAGAAGGTGGCCTCCGAACTATCGTCCGCTCATTCCCTCAGGAAATACGGGCGCACCTTCAGGACAATATCCAGGATAGAGTCATTTAATAGGTTTTTTAAGAAGGCTGCCGGATACGACCTCTGGGCGGTACAGAGGACCTGGGCATCGAGGGCCCTCCTGGGGCAGAGTTTCGCCATAGTTTCGCCGACCGGCACCGGCAAGACGGTGTTCGGGTTGGTCTTGGCGCTCTATCACGTGGCGCGCATAAGGAAGACACTCAAGAGGGGCGAGAAGGCATATCTCATATTTCCGTCCTCCTTCCTGGTTCAGCAATCACAGGAGAAGCTGGAATCATTTGCGGCGAAGCTCGGCATAGATGTCCGGATAATGGCGTATTCCGGCGGGGACCGCGGGGAGTTCCTGGGCAGGCTGGAATCCGGGGACTTCGACATATTATTGACCACCAACCAGTACCTCTCGAGGAACTTTGAGAGCATCGCGAAGAATCAGTTCGGACTCGTCTTCGTCGATGACGTCGATGCAATACTCAGGGCAAGCAGGAACATAGACAGGGTGCTGATGCTGATAGGATTCACCCAGAACGACGTTGGCGCTGCCTACGAGCTGGTGAAGTTAAAGAGGGAGTACGCGCGCGCCCTCTCATCAAAGGACGAGGACGCCACAAAGGAACTGCTGATCAAGATCGGCGAGCTCTCCAAGCGCGTCCAGAGATCTCGGAGAAACGCCAAGGGAATACTGCTCCTCTCCTCAGCGACCGCGCGCCCCAAGGGCACCAGGATCAGGCTGTTCAGGGAGCTCCTGGGGTTCGAGATCGGAAGACAGAGCGAGATGCTGCGCAACATAGCCGATGTCTACACGAAGCCGGACGAATCGATGGAGGATGCGATCGTCGAATACGTGAGAAAGCTCGGGCCCGGCGGCCTGATATTCGTCCCCACCGACAGAGGGTTGAGCTATGCGGCACAGCTCTCGGAGCGCCTAGTTGCTGCGGGCATCCGTGCGGCCAGCACAGCCTCGAGGGAGAAGTCGCTGCTCGACCGGTTCTCCCGCGGCGAGTACGATGTGCTGGTTGGCGTCGCGTCTTACTATGGAAAACTCGTCAGGGGGCTCGACCTCCCCTCGAGGATCAGGTACACGATTTTTGCGGGTGTACCCCGTTTCAGGTACCGCATCGACGAGACGACCTACAATCCTGTGCAGCTGCTCCAGATGCTGACGGAGGTGCGTCGGGTGATACAGCGCGGCCGCGGTGCGGCGGAGCTGGATCGCGTCACCAACGCACTCTCTCGCTATCTTCGCATGATGCCGTGGCCCGCCATAAAACGCACCATCGACGAGATAAACGCGGGCACAGCGCCCGACAGGGGGTTTCCGAGATATCTCAGGAGGGCCGCGGAGCTGGCCGCGAAGTATTATTCGAACGATGAGGTTCTGCAGAGGATTTCCGAGGGCGGAAGAATCGTGGTGAGGACGGAGGGCGAGGTCAAGTATTTACTGATACCCGACGTCCTATCCTATCTACAGGCATCTGGTCGCGCCTCCAGGCTCTTCGCTGGCGGAATATCCAGGGGATTGGCGCTGACGCTCGTGGACGATGATCAGCTGATGCGCGCGCTCGAGAGGCAGGGGCGCACGCGCTACGACTTGGAGTGGAAGAACTTATCGGAGGTGGATCTTGGGTCGATAATGTCGGAGGTGGATCGCGATCGCGATCTCATAAGGAGCCTCTTGGAGGGCCGGATACCTCCTACCATGAAGTCACCGATGAAATCCACGCTCCTTCTGGTCGAGTCCCCGACAAAGGCCCGCACAATCGCATCATTCTTCGGTCGGCCGGCGGTGAGGCTCGTTGGCGGCAGGTTCAGAGTGTACGAGGTGACCACCGGTCGGTTCCTCCTGAGCGTCGCAGCCACCCGGGGGCACTTGTTCGACCTGATAACGGACGGGACTCCTCCGACGCCCGACGACTCCACGAACTTCCACGGAGTGCTATCGGTTTCCGGCTCCAGGTTCGTGCCCGTCTACGGCCCGATAAAGCGCTGCCAGAAGTGCGGTGCGACATTCATAGGCGGAGACCGCTGTCCCAAGTGCGGTTCCCGGAGGATATTGAGCAGCAGGTCCGTGGTGGACGCGATAACTAGCATAGCGCCGGAGTATGATCTAGTTTTGCTGGGCACAGACCCCGACGCCGAGGGGGAGAAGATATCATGGGATCTGTACAACCTGCTCCACGGGCTCGTCCCGGAGGTCAGGAGGGTGGAGTTCCACGAGGTAACTCGTTGGGCGCTGGAGCAGGCACTGGAATCCCCTAGGGAGGTCAACGAGAGGCTCGTCGAGGCACAGCTCGTCAGGAGGGTCGAGGATAGATGGATAGGGTTTGAACTGAGCGAGAGGCTCCGCGCGGAGCTCGCCGGCCGCATCCGGGATCGCTTCGGCCTGTCGGCCGGCCGCGTCCAGACGCCGGTCCTGGGGTGGATAGTCAGACGCGCCGACGAGTACATGCACAGTTGGAGGAAGATGCTGGTCATAGTGATCAAGGAGAACATGTCGATAGTGGTCAGGGAGGACGAGGCCAATCTGGAGGAGGTGAAGCGCGCGGTGGACTCCGAGGGCGTTAAGGTAGTCGAAGTGCGGTCCGAGGACCGCGAGATAAATCCCCAGCCTCCGTTCACGACGGATTCCCTGCTGGCGGAGGCCACACGGTACCTCAGGGCGTCCGCCGACTACGTGATGCGCCTGGCGCAGGACCTCTTCGAGGCCGGCCTGATAACTTATCACAGGACCGACAGCACGTACGTCTCCGACAAGGGACTCTCGATAGCGAAGGAGTACATAAGCGATAACCTAGATTCCTCATTATATCATCCCAGAAAGTGGGGCTCCCCCGGGACGCACGAGTGCATAAGGCCCACTCGTCCGCTCGATCTAACGGGTCTCTCGGAGGCGCTGAAGTTCAGCTCGATAGCCGCCAGACTCACTGACGCGCACATGGGCCTGTACTCGTTGATATTCAACAGGTTCATCGCGAGCCAGATGGCGCCGGCCAAGGCCGAGTGGCGGGCCGTGACCCTAGAGCTGGGGCCGACTAGGAAGGTCTTGGAGGGGATCGCCGGCTATCGCGAGCGCGGATTCACCATGGTCCACCAGCCCCGGCTTCCGGAGGCTCCACCATTCAACCCGGGTGAGACGATAAAGATATCGTTCTCAGTGGTCAAATACGGTCCGACAGTCTATCTGTACCGGCAGAGCGACATAATATCCATGATGCGCGAGCGCGGGATAGGCAGGCCCTCCACATATGCTAAGATACTGCAGACTCTCCTCGAGAGGCGCTATGCGTACGTGGGACCCGGAGGCGGGCTGACGCCGAGCAAGAAGGGCGTCATGGTGTACGAGCACCTGGCGTCCAAGTTTCCGAACATAATATCCGAGGAGAGGACCCGGCAACTGGAGGAGAAGATGGATCACGTGGAGAGGGGGGAGGCGGACTACCAATCGCTCCTGAGGGAGCTCTACGCCGAGATCAGCTCGCTTCCTCGTTGA
- a CDS encoding transcription factor → MPKLEYEDSFVKVASLLGSEDFVKVARALLNNPESTDEEIASATGLKINRVRKVLYELQSRSLIYAIRVRDPKRDWYVYRWKVQPEGAEVFLATVKRRLLNRLKIKLEYEKEHQFYHCGSATCPKRTFEEAVELVFTCPECGNHLEYYDNSELLKAIEWKISQLEEELRSFGGAKRIEVGENEEEGSEDVNEEAS, encoded by the coding sequence GTGCCTAAACTGGAGTATGAGGATTCCTTCGTGAAGGTCGCGAGCCTACTAGGGAGCGAGGACTTCGTGAAGGTCGCGAGGGCTCTGTTGAACAACCCGGAGTCAACCGACGAGGAGATAGCGAGCGCAACTGGCCTCAAGATAAACCGCGTCAGAAAGGTCCTCTACGAGCTGCAGAGTAGATCCCTGATCTACGCCATAAGGGTGCGCGATCCAAAGCGCGACTGGTACGTCTACCGCTGGAAGGTCCAGCCGGAGGGAGCGGAAGTCTTCCTGGCGACCGTGAAGAGAAGGTTGCTGAACCGCTTGAAGATAAAACTTGAGTATGAGAAGGAGCACCAGTTCTATCACTGCGGGAGCGCGACGTGCCCGAAGAGGACGTTCGAGGAGGCGGTGGAGCTGGTGTTCACGTGTCCCGAGTGTGGAAACCACCTGGAGTATTACGATAACTCGGAGCTCCTGAAGGCCATCGAGTGGAAGATATCCCAGCTGGAGGAAGAGCTCAGGTCATTCGGGGGAGCGAAGAGGATCGAGGTCGGGGAGAACGAGGAGGAAGGCTCGGAAGACGTCAACGAGGAAGCGAGCTGA
- a CDS encoding multiprotein bridging factor aMBF1 produces the protein MERCEVCGRPIYGKPYLVMIEGVVMRVCDECARLGTPYNPQPQANVGSTLSQRPVPHPRERPREEDLEELVVAPDYNKLVKDARERMGLTQEELAAKVGVKTSVISKVESGRFRPDIPTARRLEGVLKIKILTRMDELET, from the coding sequence ATGGAGCGCTGCGAGGTATGCGGCAGGCCCATCTACGGAAAGCCGTACCTCGTGATGATAGAGGGTGTCGTGATGAGAGTCTGCGATGAGTGTGCCAGGCTCGGAACCCCTTATAATCCACAGCCACAGGCGAACGTGGGGAGTACGCTGTCTCAGCGCCCAGTACCGCACCCCAGGGAACGCCCTAGGGAGGAGGATCTAGAGGAACTCGTGGTGGCGCCCGACTACAACAAGTTGGTCAAGGACGCCAGGGAGCGCATGGGACTGACGCAGGAGGAGCTGGCGGCCAAGGTGGGAGTCAAGACCTCCGTGATAAGCAAGGTGGAGTCAGGCAGGTTTCGGCCGGATATCCCTACCGCCAGGCGCCTAGAAGGAGTCCTTAAGATAAAGATCCTGACCAGGATGGATGAGCTGGAGACTTGA
- the hflX gene encoding GTPase HflX: MRRALLAVERGVDESEALELMESADYEVVEIVPVRKIGEGRTGISTGKAEEISERAKEAGVDAIAVYGRLSSSQAFNLMKESGVDVVDRDKLILEIFALRARTPEAKLQVKMAELTYELPRLRELIRRIRMGEQPGLYGYGEYEVERHYDHVRKLRIRIGRELRKYSRHREVQRQGRRRWGMPVVSLAGYTGAGKTTLFNALSKERRPVTGHAFTTLTTTTRTMWLGGDRHALLTDTVGFLSGLPHYMIEAFKSTLEELKYADVVLLIVDASEDPAVVRRKYETSMEILQELSVEPPRVLQVLNKVDRVGMDGVVKVAAELGMRDYVVISAKERLGMDELRRNVLRILEAEERQEATASPEAGAV; encoded by the coding sequence TTGAGGCGCGCGCTGCTGGCTGTGGAGAGGGGCGTCGACGAATCGGAAGCCCTCGAACTCATGGAATCCGCGGACTATGAGGTAGTGGAGATAGTGCCCGTGAGGAAGATAGGTGAAGGGAGGACCGGGATATCGACCGGCAAGGCAGAGGAGATTTCGGAGAGAGCAAAGGAGGCGGGGGTGGATGCCATAGCCGTCTACGGAAGGTTAAGCTCGTCCCAGGCATTCAACCTGATGAAGGAATCGGGCGTCGACGTTGTGGATAGGGATAAGCTCATACTGGAGATATTTGCGCTGAGGGCGAGGACCCCGGAGGCCAAGCTGCAGGTCAAGATGGCGGAGCTCACGTATGAACTTCCACGGCTCCGGGAACTAATAAGGAGGATCAGGATGGGCGAGCAGCCGGGTCTCTATGGCTACGGTGAATACGAGGTGGAGAGGCACTATGATCACGTAAGGAAGCTGCGGATCAGGATAGGAAGGGAGCTCCGCAAGTACAGCAGGCATCGGGAGGTACAGAGACAGGGCAGGAGGAGGTGGGGGATGCCGGTCGTGTCACTTGCCGGATACACAGGTGCCGGTAAGACGACGCTGTTCAACGCGCTCTCGAAGGAGAGGAGGCCGGTGACCGGCCACGCCTTCACGACTCTTACGACCACCACTAGGACCATGTGGTTGGGCGGCGATCGGCACGCGCTGTTGACAGACACCGTCGGGTTCCTGAGCGGGCTCCCCCACTACATGATAGAGGCATTCAAGTCCACGCTGGAGGAATTGAAATATGCGGACGTTGTGCTTCTGATAGTCGACGCGTCCGAGGATCCCGCGGTGGTCAGGCGCAAATACGAGACCTCCATGGAGATCTTGCAGGAGCTCTCGGTGGAGCCGCCGAGGGTACTACAGGTACTGAATAAGGTGGATCGCGTGGGGATGGATGGTGTTGTGAAGGTTGCCGCCGAACTGGGAATGCGGGATTATGTCGTGATATCCGCGAAGGAACGTTTAGGTATGGATGAGCTCAGGAGGAACGTCCTGAGGATCCTGGAGGCCGAAGAGCGCCAGGAAGCGACAGCTTCCCCCGAAGCTGGGGCAGTATAG
- a CDS encoding DUF4286 family protein, with protein sequence MALKPIYLVRLAVKNPEMDAKFRAWYNGVHLPDLLKVPGVVKDARFDLIKGDIASLAIYEFPSVDAMMEGKNSDELAKAKADTQARWGSYLDPRGERYWCDVLEVYECRRDGLLDSGTSFVAYSTRDDSMASKYIVGELLPELRRFGLSTAVLYKVLYKDPESLPDRILMLQFKSEDIKALVAGIDGVISRARSVGLFEKLTIAHYDFAVSYTRNPPG encoded by the coding sequence TTGGCGTTGAAGCCCATCTATCTGGTCAGACTCGCCGTCAAGAACCCGGAAATGGACGCTAAATTTCGCGCATGGTACAACGGGGTGCACCTACCAGATCTCCTGAAGGTTCCAGGCGTCGTGAAGGATGCCAGGTTCGACCTGATAAAGGGCGACATAGCCTCGCTCGCCATCTACGAGTTTCCCTCGGTGGATGCTATGATGGAGGGAAAGAACAGCGATGAGCTTGCCAAGGCGAAGGCGGACACGCAGGCCAGATGGGGTTCGTACCTAGATCCCAGAGGAGAGAGGTACTGGTGCGACGTGCTCGAGGTGTACGAGTGCAGGAGGGATGGATTGCTGGACTCCGGAACCTCCTTCGTTGCATACTCGACGAGGGACGACTCGATGGCCTCCAAGTACATCGTAGGAGAACTCTTACCAGAGCTCAGGCGGTTCGGGTTAAGCACCGCCGTGCTCTATAAGGTACTGTACAAGGATCCTGAGAGCCTCCCCGACAGAATACTGATGTTGCAATTCAAATCGGAGGACATAAAGGCGCTAGTGGCAGGCATAGATGGAGTGATATCCCGCGCCAGATCAGTCGGTTTGTTTGAGAAGCTGACGATAGCACACTACGATTTTGCGGTGTCATACACGCGCAACCCGCCGGGATAG